A region from the Polaribacter sp. Hel1_33_78 genome encodes:
- a CDS encoding LUD domain-containing protein translates to MNFFKKLFNIPIREDEEIHKQEVNLSLDDLFVHNFTKKGGKFLYCEKKQEVLENFKKILTENSWKEVCLLDENLFSFLKNQDAKALKNFKEDTPIFTSCEHLIADNGDILFSSNQLGGKKLKEYPDQFIVYATTSQLVKNTGQALTGIKTNATKSLPTNISAVKNYIINKNDDNFLNYGNSSSKNLYLLLLEDL, encoded by the coding sequence ATGAATTTTTTTAAGAAACTTTTTAATATTCCCATAAGGGAAGATGAAGAAATACACAAACAAGAAGTAAATTTATCTCTTGATGATTTATTTGTGCACAATTTCACGAAAAAAGGTGGTAAGTTTTTATATTGTGAAAAAAAGCAAGAAGTTTTAGAAAACTTCAAGAAAATACTCACAGAAAATAGTTGGAAAGAAGTTTGTTTATTAGATGAAAATTTGTTTTCATTTCTTAAAAATCAGGATGCTAAGGCATTAAAAAATTTCAAAGAAGATACTCCAATTTTCACTTCTTGCGAGCATTTGATTGCGGATAATGGAGATATTTTATTTTCATCAAATCAATTAGGAGGTAAAAAATTAAAAGAATATCCAGATCAATTTATTGTTTACGCAACAACAAGTCAGTTAGTTAAAAATACAGGTCAAGCCTTAACAGGTATTAAAACTAATGCCACTAAAAGTTTACCAACAAACATTTCTGCAGTAAAGAATTATATTATCAATAAAAATGATGATAATTTTTTAAACTATGGAAACAGTAGCTCAAAAAACTTATATTTGCTCTTATTAGAAGACTTATAA